One window from the genome of Cryptomeria japonica chromosome 6, Sugi_1.0, whole genome shotgun sequence encodes:
- the LOC131856109 gene encoding uncharacterized protein LOC131856109: MEEHPYGEHFGSHHHQIVGHSPLHLAHLAPHSPHSSRHAAELSNATHPPQSPHRAASSTPPQAPCGLPRESLAVSSPLPRAPYSPLHGVPAGSTSAVPPWSHPPAQTVEDAITTPHSLHSRQPQAVDNSVVTPSSLHTCRTQVVQNIAAGSSSHDVPALNKDKNPQDFAYPADRKTNRNISRQINSGSDVNLHKQGLQKLNDSTTETKSQLRKSTRQRRPPTKFFDYDLLFCEEAEPSLLISDQTEPATYKEACKIADRDNWHAAMCEEMDALVRNQTWDLVPLLPDRKALRNKWVYRLKDEADGHKRF; encoded by the coding sequence ATGGAAGAACATCCATACGGTGAGCACTTTGGCTCACATCATCACCAAATTGTTGGACATTCTCCACTGCATCTTGCACACCTTGCTCCACACTCCCCACATTCCTCACGGCATGCTGCGGAGCTttctaatgcaacacatccacCGCAGTCCCCACACCGCGCAGCTTCCTCCACTCCTCCGCAGGCCCCTTGTGGTCTTCCCCGTGAGTCTCTCGCAGTCTCCTCACCTCTCCCGCGGGCTCCCTACAGTCCACTCCACGGGGTCCCTGCAGGCTCCACCTCTGCAGTCCCACCGTGGAGTCACCCTCCAGCGCAGACTGTGGAGGATGCCATCACGACTCCCCACTCTCTGCACTCCCGACAACCCCAGGCCGTGGACAATTCTGTCGTGACACCCAGCTCCTTGCACACATGCAGAACGCAAGTAGTGCAAAATATTGCTGCGGGTTCCTCCTCCCATGACGTGCCTGCATTAAACAAGGATAAAAATCCACAGGATTTCGCATACCCTGCAGATAGGAAAACAAACAGGAATATTAGCAGACAAATTAACAGTGGGAGTGATGTTAATTTACATAAACAAGGATtacaaaaattgaatgactctACTACTGAAACAAAGagtcaattgaggaaatcaacCAGACAGAGGCGACCTCCTACAAAGTTCTTCGATTATGATTTACTGTTTTGTGAAGAGGCTgaaccttctttgctcatctctgatcaaacagagcctgcaacatacaaagaagcttgtaaaaTTGCAGACCGTGATAACTGGCACGCtgcaatgtgcgaagaaatggacgcactagtgagaaatcagacatgggatttggtgccacttctgCCTGACAGGaaggcattaagaaataaatgggtgtatagactaaaagatgaagccgatggtcacaaaagattttga